The genomic window ggaagccatagaaagggtgcagaggagatttacaaggatgttgcctggattggggagcatgccttctgagaataggttgagtgaacttggccttttctccttgaagcagcagaggacgagaggtgacctaatagaggtgtacaagataatgagaggcattgatcttgtggatagtcagacgctttttccccagggctgaaatggctagcacgacagggcatagatttaaggtgcctGGATGTAGGtagagagatgtcaggggtaagtttaaaaaaaaactcagtgtgatgagtgcttggaatgggctgccggcagcagtggtggaggtggatacaatagagtcttctaacagactcctggatgggtacatggagcttagaaaaatagagggctatgggtaagtctaggtagttctaaggaaaggacatgttcggaacagctttgtgggccaaagggcctgtattgtgctgtaggttttctatgtaaactattaatctgcctagtcccatcgactttcatccagaccatagccatccatgcacctatccaaatgttgaaatcgaactcaaatcctccacttccactagcagctcattccacactttcaccattgTGAAGAAGTTCTCTGTcatgttcccctttcacccttaacccataacctcaaattctagtctcacccaaaaaacAAGTTCATTTTGGATTTTCAAGTTACTCCCAATTTCATAAACTGAATTCCTTAGGATCAGGAGTACAGGACGGCAGAGCTAAAAAGTGTTATGCAATTCTGAGGATAAATATTACAGGGCGGTGTACTAACTAGAGCAAAAAGGCAAGATCAATTAACCTATACATCCTAGTGCCAAAGTTCTCAAACGAATGACAAAACAAGAGATGTTAATAGCATTAATGCAAATACAGTGACAGTAAACTTACCTTTGTAAAATGAACAACTAAGATCATAAATTCCCTCTGGTCCCTtgttcccactattggaaacatcctctccatgtccactctacctaggcctttctatattccagtttcaatgagatttccaccccccccccccccccgttattcCAAACTACAaagagtacaagcccagagccatcaaacaccttcccagaatcattctcgctTACCTCTTCCGGACCCTCgataatgccagcacatctttcctcaaggggcccaaaactgttcacaatattccaaatgtggtctgaccaatgccttataaatgccCCAGCATTACACcttttatattctggttctcGGGAATGGATGTTAATATGGTATGtgtcttccttactaccaacacAATCTGCACgttaacctttaggaatcctGCATTAAGACTTACAAGTACCTTTGCACTTCTTTCTGAAttgttccccatttagaaaatagtctataccttttttccttctaccaaagtgcatggccatatactttcctacactgtattccatctgcaacttctttgccctatccaagttcttctgcagactgtctgccccatcaacactacctacccctccacctacctttgtattatTTTCAAACCTGCACCAAAGCCATCAACCAGATTAttaacaatgtgaaaaatagcagACCACACACGTTGTGGAattccactagtcaccagcagccaatcagaaaaggctccctttcttcccactcttcACCTTCAGCTCgtttagccaatcttctatccacgctAGTACCTAtcttgtaatactatgggctcttgttCAGCAGCCGCAAGTGCAGCACCTTACACAATGCTTCTAAAATTCCAAGCGaacaactctcctttgtctatcttgttaTTACctccaagaattccaacagacttgtcaagATAGAGACATTCTTGAAGACACGCCAATGCATTTTTGGCTACATTTATATGCATCGCATAGCTCCCAGCATTTCAACACTTTGGGGGAAACAAAAATCAGCTTTAAGTACCTTGACTGCTTGATTCTTCATGTTAACTGGTGGGTTCCTTAAAGCTGCATGTAATGCACTAAGCATGTCACCTGTTCATTTCTACAGGTCAAGGAAGATCAAGTGATATCTCATGgacaggatgggccaaatggcccctcTGTGCTGTATAACACTGAATCAGCAGCAGAAAGCCAAGCTGTTCTGTAGGTACAAATTTACATGTGAGTAAAGACTGGAATGAGCTACATACATCAGTTATATATTTTACTATGTAACATCTCTGTATTTACATTatgagtaacacatgcaaaatgctggaggagctcagcaggtcaggcagcatctatggagaggaatgctTCAGCTTGAGACACTTCATCCGGACCTGGTCTCGCCccaatatcaactgtttattcccttccactgacctgttgagttcctcttgtatttgtgttactctggatttccagcatctgcagaatctcgtgttcagCATTTAAATTAATGCCCTTTGAATAACAAGCAATGTCAATCATCAAACATGTTGCGTAACATTTTAGTAATTACACAAGCAGCAATTTCCCAATACATAGTAATCCTTGATTTTGTGTTTTCACCAACCACTATCAAGTGATTCAATGCAAAACCATGCTGGTCACAGATTTTCAGGATCTCAAAAATTGACGATTATTCCTATTTTCCACGTAGAAAAGTATCTGTTCAGTTATAAAGCACTGCGCAAAATATCATCAATATTagacaagacataggagcagaattaggccattcagcccagagtctgctccaccattccacatctgatttatcatccctctcaaccccattctcctgccttctctctaacttttgacaccctggctaatcaagaacctatcaacttctgtttaaatatactcaatgacttaccctgcacagcaatgaattccgcagatttcATTGAGAAATAAGGTAAGGTATCTTACCTTAACAATGGTAAGAAAAGTGCAAGCTGTGACAAGTAACACGAAAGACTTTCCTTCTTAACTTAGGTCACCTAATCGGTTGTTTCAAGAAGATAAAGATTCCTCACGGGTCCTTCCCTGAGCTAAATAACACGTAAAGCTAGTAAAACCTCATCTTAAGACACCAGTTTCCGACTGCATTACGCCTCACCGATCCCTTTACATCAACTGTATAAATCCGGCAATTTCACCACAAACTTTAATAGGGAGGTCCACAACAAGAAGGTTCGTAACCATTCCAACTTTAGCAGGATCTAATCGCCCAGCTGTGCATGTAGAACAAAGAGCACGATTTTAAAACGTTTTATATCTTAACGCTAAAGGTGAAACATTTGAATAAATGTCAAGCAGCACAGGTTGTTGTTCTGAAtcaccagaaatctgaaactttcTGTCTGATCCAGTTGAGAATTCTTTGTTTTTTGTTTTACAATAACTTTTAAAACAAAAGAAATGCTGCACGTCAGACAGCATTTGTTCAAGATATTTCTGCTTTCTAAATCCTTCCAGCTCTGAGTGAGACTCATGAACCTCCTTCACGAATGTTGCTGGGCATCTCCGATTATACTCGAGTTTTATTTTGTCTATCCAGTGATTACTTTTCGACACAAGAAGTCGGGAGAGTCGAGGCTTCCTGGTGTTAGGCAACACGCCTGCCTGCCAGCCAAAAAAAATGAGACATCCTGAGGTATGTGAGGGCGTGGGGACACCCTGGGTTAATTCACCCTGTTCCCGGGAGGCGCTGTCACCACCTCGGGTCTCTGCATTTCATTCACAGGATGCGGGTGTCGCCGACTCGGCAGCTGATAATTGCCCGACAGAGATATGTTGCCCCGAGACCCAAGTCCGGTGGGACTGGAGGGCAAACCCCACGGGCAGGATCAGCTCCCCCAACATCTCACCTACTGAACTGAACTGGGAGGTGGGGACCGCGGGGGCCGGCCGTGAACTCGGAGCCACCCTGTAAAGGATATTGCCTGATGAAGCCATCCACCTCCCCGGAGTCGGGGCCCTGCTGCTCGGCCGCCTCCTCCTGCTCGTCCACGAACTTGTTCTCGTCGTACTCGTCGATGTCGACTTTGCGGAACCGGTTGGACAGCGTGTTCCTCGCCATCTCCTTCCCGCCAGTCCCCGTGACGGCTCAAGGCCCGAGCGCGAACCGGGACGACTCCTTTCCTTGCCTTCCCCAGTCCTGCCTCCACCAGCCGCCGTCCTGCCTCCTACTCGACCGGCGGCCGCATTCAAATCAGCGGCGGCTGCCGACTGCCCCGTTCCAGCGCCGGGCCTCTCCAACTTCGCCCTGGAACCGGAAACTGCCTCAGGACCCTATTCGAAGGGGAGAATGTAAAATGACCTGATTTAAAAAAAGGAACATTACCATGACTTTTATTCCccttaattattttaaaatgtaatcACGTTTTTTATACATAAGGGGTTTTGTGTTGGATTTAAATCCAAAGCTTAGAACCTGCGTTGTACGCTTGAATTCGCGCTCTCCCTCCCCGCTGCAGCAGAAGGTGGTAGCGCCGGTCACATGGTATGGCTGGCCCCGCCCCTCGCGCTGCCTTTCCTGCGCCTGCTCCGACAACATGGTAGGTGACCCGAGCGgccggtgggagggagggaaccAGCATCCGACTCCATCCTCTGGCCCTGCTGGCCCCCGAGCTCGGCTGTTCACTTCCAGCCGTGCCCTGGCCACCGGCCCGCCGGCTGCCGCTGCTACTGCGGCCGGTTTGTGTGTGGAGAGGCTGGGAGGTTCGCCGGGGCCCGGGGATTTGCAaatggcggcggcggcggcggcctGGCCTCCCACCCCGGACTAGGGGCTCCCGCGGCGTTCCGGACCGGCTCCAGGTCTGCCCCGGTCTCGGAGCGGGGGGTTCTCACTGGCATTCGGCCTCGGACTTCTGTTAAGAGTCGTGTCCGGAACGAGGGAGGGGGGTTGCCGCTGGATCCAGCCCCGTGCCGGGATCTCCTGTTCAACTCCGGCTTTGGGCCCGCAGAACAGCGTCTTAGAGGTAGCCCTTAACCAGTAGTGAAATGAGTGGCTGGAAACGGTGTGGAACAACCTTTAGTTTGATTTTCTTAGTCAAGATGCAGAGGTGTTGAAAGGGGATTAGGTGCCTTGATAGGTGGTGGTAACAGTTAAAATGCACAACCTACTTGTGTGTGGTGAGACATTCGGGAGCTAGAACTTAACATGATGTTGTTCCTGCAGTTGAGAGGCTTTGCTGTCTATATGGTTTTGATGTTCCAGAGCTGGTGTAGAGCAGTAGGCCAGGGTGCAGCAGTTTTCAGTCTTGGGGTGGTGTTCCTTTCTGATACCAATATCTGATTGAGTACTGCTGGTGTCAGTGGCTGTGGATCTGCTGTGTCTAAGTGTTGAGTATTCCAGTGTGCTGTTGCTTAGGTTGGTACAATGGCAGAGGCCAGAAGGTAAAATTTTTCATTACCAGGGAATGTGCATCTCTGGCCAGGGTTGCTCATTCCTCATGCCTTTGACTGCTTTCATTACACTACAGAGCACATTTAATCTCTGGGAGATTGGTAGGTAAGGAGCACCAATGTTGTGTTGCTGTGCCTGAATTCTAAATGGTTGATGTAGTAGAGTGGATGCATGGCCTTCCAATGGGGAAATGAAGATTTTCTTAAAGTTACGGTGGAGCTGGTCAGGAGCAGTGGAAATTAGAAAATGATACAATATGGAGTGATGTTCTTGAACCCACTGTGCCTGAGGCAGAGTAAACCTGGAGTTTATTACCCAGATCGGTGGCCAGATCAAATAAAATTTTGGAATTGGTATAGGTCACAGATCTGTATATGACCCTGTTTACCTGCATCAAAGgtagatggggtcataaagagagccaTTGGCCTTTGTAGGTCAAAATATTGAGTTCAGGAGTTAGGAAGTTGTGTTGAAGTTGAATAAGGATGatcaggcctaatttggagtatggtgtgcagGTCAGTGGGTTTGGGCAGATAACAGTGCAGCATCGACTGaatgggttgaaaggcctgtttctgtgctgcagtgttccttGACTAGTAACTTTGTTGAATAAGGGTCATTGGGGGTAGGAttactgatcagccatgattgaagctTCTTGATACTCTTGTTCCTGAAGCAGCATCTTGTGTTACCTTGGACGTTGTTGTTGCATGTGGAGTGTGAGTGGCTTCTGTTAGAGCCTTGGTCGGTGACAGTAACACGTCTCTGTTCTGTAACAGGCCAAAATCAAGGCACGTGATCTGCGCGGCAAGAAGAAGGAGGAGCTCCTGAAACAGCTGGATGACCTCAAGGTCGAACTTTCCCAGCTCCGTGTTGCTAAGGTAACAGGGGGAGCTGCATCTAAACTTTCCAAGATGTAAGTAAAAGCATGAGAGTTTTTGGACAAGCCAGTTTTTAAGATACAGCAAATCGAGCTGTGTTCAAAGTCTGTCAGGTCATaagtgccatcagaaagaaggtacaacaatacctctactttcttagaagtttgcgtagaTTCGGCGTACCTCTAAcacttcaacaaacttctatagatgcacagtggagagtattccaaactggttgtatcacaatttggtatggaaacatcaaagtaaaagtgtacagagaaatggtggatacagcccagtctatctgTCACAGACAAAGCACTCTGCACCATTGAGTGCATTTACAAGAGTGATGAGacaagaaaacaacatccatcatcaaggaccgcaTCCCACCCCaaactaccatccaggccatgttctctctTCGTCACTACTGTCAGGCAGGAGGTggaggagccttaggacccaaaCAGCcgggttcaagaatagttattactcgaaaaccattaggctcctgaagtAGCATGGGCAGCTTCATttgcctcaactctgaactggctCTTCAATCCATGAGTTTCAACTTGTGTTTTTAGTTCTTTTTTCCAAGTTTTGAACATTGGttgccagtctttgtttatgtttttAAAATTCAATTTTATTTATATTGCTATaaatgcaagaaagtgaatctctacTGTATGCTGATGTACATACTGTGACAGAAATACTTTTGACTTTAAAAAGATAGTAAGGGCTTGGAAAAAGCTGTTGTTGTGCTTAGTGGGCTTGAAGTTGATGCCTATAACACCAAGGCTTTCTCAAGAGTTTAACACTTTCAAATCTTGGGATTGGTGTACGCTACAGATTTTAGTATTTGTTGGTGTTTGAGCTGAACCAGCGAGTCAGGCTTCCATGACCCTGATACTTTGTGAGATGTGTGATTGGCtgcaataattttttttatttccccTCACACCTGTAGCCGTGTAGTGCGCAAGTCCATCGCTAGAGTCCTTACTGTCATCAACCAGACACAGAAGGAGAACTTGAGAAAATTCTACAAAGTAAGTTGGATTATTTTTGTAATGTCCCTGTTAAACATGATCCTGTAATATTGCGTGTAAAAATGGGGGAGAAAGTGATGTATCCTAGCAGTTTGGGGCATGAATAATGGACTTATTTTTACTATTTTGTCCTCCGTGTAACCATACAAGTTCTAAAATCTTCCCACATTCTGGCTTCTGTctcctgcctttccagtcctaatgaagggccttggcctgaaacattaatgtGTTAGTTCCTCTCCAtatgtgttgcttgaactgctgagttcctccagtattattttgtgtgtgtgtgtgtgttgcactggaattatttttgtagtGAGATGTCACTGCTTCTTGGTATCCTTGTGTTTTGTGTGGTGATGCTTCTGTGAAGTATTTTCAGATATTTTCTACATTCAGAGTCCTGTCCATGCGTTTCTAGATTTTTCCTACCTGAATTATGTTAACCCACACCCCGTGATCCATCCAGGATGCAAATTTTTGTAGTTTCCAGTGACCTCCACCGGACAGTAACTAGGTCTGAGGTGGTGTGTGCTGTCAGATGTTTTGCACAAAATTAGATCTTTGCTTGCGTTTGTTATAAAGGTCTGCAGTGCCATTCAAATCAAAGTGACTCTACTTTGAGCTGGGGGCCAGAAGTAGATAAGGATGGCctggtagcatagaggttagcacaaaCCTTTATGGTATTGGCTTTTTTTAATTTGGATTCAGAGTGGAATAGGGCCAATGACCAATTAGGCTACCAATCAGTACGtcttaggactgtgggaggaaacccatgtggtcacaagaagatacaaactccttacgggcagtggcGGGAGATAGTGGTTCAATTCTAGTTGCTACCTGTAAAGgtttttgtatgttctccccgtgggtGCTCCACTTTTCTACATTCCAACGATGTGTGGGCTAGGGTTAGGACAATTCTCAGCTCTATCCTTGCTGACTGGATTTGACTCAAGTGGTGTatgttcaatgtacatatgacagaTGAAGGTCAAATCTCCATATAATTGTCTACTAGGAAAGACAGTAAGGATGTACTACAagtgccgcccccccccccccgctttatGAACGTTCACTTTACGccgcttcacttttacaaaagacctacattagtaacctgtttttgcattacaaagaacatttttgcttttatgaaaattttgccaatacaaattaatggttcttcgctttatgtCATTTCTGCttaaagaaaggtttcataggaatactctacctttgtaaagggggacaCCTGTAGACGAGTACAGTTTGGTTCATTGCTTTGGTTGCTGCTGGGTTTTCATGTGGCCTGGATGAAGTGTCTGCTTACCAAGGCAAACCAAAATGATCTTGCAAGAGTACCTTATGTATTTTCctactgaggatgttctatgaggctgtggtggccagtgctatcatgtttgctgttgtgtgctggggcagcaggctgagggtagcagacactaacagaatcaacaaactcattcgtaaggccagtgatgttgtgggggtggaactgaactctctgatggtggtgtctgaaaagaggatgctgtccaagttgcatgccatcttggacaatgactcccatccactccataatgtactggttaggcacaggagtacgttcagccagagactcattccaccgagatgtatcactgagcgtcacaggaagtcattcctacctgtggccatcaaactttacaactcctccatcggagtgtcagacaccctgagccaataggctggtcctggactttatttccacttggcatgattaacttgttattatttaattatttatggttttatattgctgtatttcttcactattcttggttggtgaggctgtaatgaaacccagtttccctcaggatcaataaagtgtgtctgtctgtctgttcccaTTGCTCCAGATCTATACAAGCAGTGGGGAAGTTGATGTGTTGTCAGGTTCTTCTGTTGCTGTTCCTTTTCCAATCCATTTCAAAGTACTCAGTTGAAGTATGAAATCAACATTTATTTGTACAGCATCCTCTTGGCTCCTGAGTTGCAGGTGGGGTCAGGCAGGAAAGTCTTAGAATTATTGATTTGCTGTTTCTAATGGAAACCCCAATGTGCAAAAGTGGTGCTCCAGTTAAGGATGTTCCAGCTGAACGAGATTTTAATTGTAGtacaaatgtaaaaaaaagtttattCTGGCCTCTTAATTGGTCCTATTTCTACAAAATCACACAGATGTCCCTGGAATGTAGATTTAGTTCTGAAAGGGTAGAATTATGCTTCCCTTGGTTGTACTATGTTGTTgtaattgggtgaaattatccaATCTTACTATTTTAAAAACAACTTGGACATGGTTCTTTGGGTAGCAAGGTTGGAAATATTGGTTGTAATTGAATGAACCTAATTTTTTTGTGTGTAGTAGTCAGTCCTTCAATAAGGTTTCTGAACTTTAGAAAGTGTTATTGTCCACGGTGATAATTGCAAGTTTCTGTTACTAGGTCATTCTTTGTatgtaggaacagatgttctgATTTTTCCCCCCAGTTTAATCCTTATCTTATTCATCATTCCCCTGTCCCAAAGGGTTTCTTAAGAAGAAGCctgttttaaaatatatattccaTTGTTTCCTCCTGTTTTCTCGTTCTAGTGCCAAGGCAGATTCTTTAAAACATTAATTTTAAAAGGGTATCTTCTGGAAATGGGCATAATTGAAAATCTAGAACTTACTGTGTGGATCACAAATTCCAGTCCAGAAGGAAGTTTTCCCTTCCTCCTGGTTAGCTGACCCACAGAGAAACTCGACCATGTTCAATGCCATCCAGAGCTGTGGAGTTTATAGGCATCCCTGGATTTTTATAAGAGTTCTGTCCCTTCTAATTATTTGTGAGCCAATTTCTTATGTTTTCTATAGGTGCCCATGTAATTATTCTTACATTTCGTGCACTAATTTCCTTAGTACTACCCATAATTAACCTAACAATATACCATATCCAGTCATAAATGAATACCATGAAACAATATTTTCATTATTGCCTTGTAAAGTATTCTTAATGATGCATAAGAAATTTTGTGTAAAGGTACTCGTAACCTGAAGAGGTCCTGAATGTCTGGATGCTTATAAGTTTTAATTGGATGTACGATCTTCACTGTCCACTTGTCTTTGTGGCTTCAATTAGGCTTTCATTACCGGAATTTTAGTATTACCTGGCATCTGGTcacatgccttttggaaatctaaatacactacatctacatgTTCCCGTCTGTTAGCCCTCTGCCAAAGTGGAGATGCTCTTCATAAAACCATGTCAGCTAGATTTCATTATATTCAGACTTAACTGATCAGTTAAGTCTTTGATAATTTACCTGTCATGTTCATAAGTTCCAAAGAGGTGAGCTATAAAACTGGTTGAGTAAATGAAGAACCCAAAAGGTGAATGTATTGTTAAATTAAAATGTGAATTATCTTTCTGTGCTGTCAGAATGGTGGGGTTGgtgtatttgtttgtttttttttggtgatGGGTAGCCAAAAGTCTGATGTGCTGGTGGTACTGAGCTGAGTCTGCTGACTAAAGTTATCCTTCCACTCTTAGGGCAAGAAGTACAAGCCTTTGGATCTGCGACCCAAGAAGACCCGAGCCTTGCGCCGACGACTAAACAAGCATGAGGAGAGTTTGAAGACGAAGAAACAGCAAAGGAAAGAGCGTCTGTATCCCATGCGCAAATATGCTGTAAAAGCATAAGATGTTCGCCCACAACTTATTAAATTTTAAAACTTGCTCATGTCTTCGTTGAATGATTTTGTTGCATTTTCCTAATTAAAGGGAATTTGTGTGAATTGTGAGCGTTGAGGAATACTGCACACACCCTATCCCCTTGTCCTTCTGTTGATATATGTACTCAGGTAATTTTGGGGAGGGTTTGAGGAGAAATCTCATTGCGCAACAAATGAATTCTCTGAAGAACCTTCAACAAACCGCAATTTTAATTGAAATCTGATTAATTCCTTGGGAAGTATTCTGTGATAGTGTTAGGATGATTGGGTCTGGCTTCAGAGTGCATGgccgatttatttatttatttatttatttattggcatagtggagtaggcccttcaagTCGcagtgcccagcaatccccagtttaatcctagcttaacctcggaacaatttacaattactGATTAACCTAatagcatctttggactgtgagaggaaacccacgttggtcacagggagaacatacaaactcccatTGATTTGAGCACAGTAGCTACTGTCATTTATGCTGAAGCTGGCATTGGACAAGAAATCCAGTAACTACCATAGCATTGTAAAACTGTCTGGTAACTAGGCAGGCTACCCTTTCCTGCAGATTCTAGCCATCACAGTTGCTTCTACTTTTATCAGTTTATGAATTTGACATTTCACTGTTTGACAGAAGGACATTGATCTGTGTAGGAATTCAAGGCGGAGCATCTGGTGGGGGATAAACAGCCAATGGTTTGGGTCCTGAAACacttcctggtgaagggtcttggcccaaaatgctgactgcttgtccgatgctgtctgacttgccgagttcctctggcatttgtgCGTATGTGTTGTGCAATATTTCTTGCATCTGCTGAACTCGTTGTGCTTATGAT from Hypanus sabinus isolate sHypSab1 chromosome 18, sHypSab1.hap1, whole genome shotgun sequence includes these protein-coding regions:
- the rpl35 gene encoding large ribosomal subunit protein uL29, producing the protein MAKIKARDLRGKKKEELLKQLDDLKVELSQLRVAKVTGGAASKLSKIRVVRKSIARVLTVINQTQKENLRKFYKGKKYKPLDLRPKKTRALRRRLNKHEESLKTKKQQRKERLYPMRKYAVKA